In the genome of Bacillus thuringiensis, the window AATAGTCTTATAGCTATTTCAAATATTTCGGCTGTACTATATTGCTAGCAAGCTAAAATTTCATGGTACTCCCCAAAAAAATCTGCTGAATCATAACCAAAAGTTCATTTTATCATTTCAAGGTAATTCGAAATTCTTAAGTTGTTGGGCACGGGGTACAGCTGAAAAACAGTGTATATTCATTAACTTCAAACTAATTTTGATGTAACAAAATTGTATTTATACTTTTTTAACAAATTCAGATTTTAATTTCATAGCTCCAAAACCATCAATTTTACAATCAATATCATGATCTCCATCAACTAATCGGATACTCTTTACTTTTGTACCAATTTTTACAACTGATGAAGTTCCTTTTACTTTAAGATCTTTAATTACTGTTACAGAATCACCATCGTTTAAAATATTTCCATTTGCATCTTTAATTACCTTTGTATCTTCACTATTTTCAGCTTCTAATTCTAAAGTCCACTCATGAGCACATTCTGGACAAACAAAAAGATTCCCATCTTCGTAAGTGTATTCTGAATTACATTTTGGACAATTTGGTAAATTAGACATATTTTTATTTCCTCCACTCGTTTTCGTGTATTCTATTAAATAAATATTATTTTTAATTTCCCTTTTCCGTTTAAATATACGGAAAATATTCTCTTCTTACTGTTTGATACTTATTTGTTGAATGTATAAAAAAAACTACTTGTTCACACCTTGTAAAAAATCTTCTCCACATTCTCCAAAGCAAACTTTCTTCTTCTCTATTTTTTAATAAAATGATGAAAAAGTAGATTAAATCAAACAAACTTTGTATGTGAAGTGAAATTTTTAAAAATCTAATGCATTTACTTTATTCTTTATTGTATTGATTTCCTGCGATTGCTTAGAAAGCCCTGTACACTCATGAAAAGCAAAATGCTTACACCCTATACATTTTTTTGTATTCAGATGTCCTAAAGCACAATTAATTGCTTCCCCGGTATGATCAAAAAAGTTTTCTTTCCCAATCTCAGCGTACAATCCATTCTTATCTAGATTGGCTTTTAGCTCTGATTGAATTCCAGAAATAAGAAGTACGCCACCTTGTTTTTTGAAGTGCTGAACAATATTCCTAAAGTAAGACTCTCCTGTGGTATCAATAAAAGGAACTTTTCCCATACGTAAAATTAAAACTTTAGGTTTATAATGAATAGTCGCTAAAATATTTTGTTCAAATGTTTGAGCAGCCCCAAAGAATAATGGGCCTTCTATTGTATAAATACTAATTTGTGGACAATCATGAGCTTTATTTACCACATGCGATAACAATTTTTCATTCTTTTTTGTATGATCAGGAAGCACTTTAGATATAACAAGCATATTACTCATACGTTTTGTAAACAAAATAACAGCTAAAATAAGACCGATCTCCACAGCTGTTGTTAAACTAGTAAATACAGTAAGTAAAAATGTTACTAGTAATACAAGGGAATCTCCTGTCTTCATTTTGAGTATGTGATAAAAATGTTTTTGTTCGCTCATATTCCAAGCTACCACCATTAAAATGGGAGCCATACTAGCAAGAGGAATATGTGAAGCATATGGAGCTAACAGTAAAAGTGTCAATAACACAAATCCCCCATGAATAATACCCGACATCGGAGATACAGCCCCACTCTTAATATTAGTCG includes:
- a CDS encoding zinc ribbon domain-containing protein YjdM: MSNLPNCPKCNSEYTYEDGNLFVCPECAHEWTLELEAENSEDTKVIKDANGNILNDGDSVTVIKDLKVKGTSSVVKIGTKVKSIRLVDGDHDIDCKIDGFGAMKLKSEFVKKV